From the genome of Solanum pennellii chromosome 6, SPENNV200:
AAACATCCGGTTACTTGTTCCTGTTAATTCTGATAATCTAGGCACATTCCTAGAGTCCAACTGAGCTTTCTATCTGCAAGAGGTGGTTGCAAAGATAGATGCTCATTCCTGTTTTTTTCGATTTCTTTAATTCTGAAGCTAGTTGTGTGTTGTTTGCATGGTTCCTGATATTTCATGCTTGATTATTTTTGAGATAGAATATCTCTTGATTTCATCTTGTTAACTTTGAGTGCACAATTATCGATAATGAGTTTTGAAGAGGGTCCACATCAGTTTATTTTCTTGCATGTGGAATGATCCTCCACAttgtctttaattaattattgcttTTCCTTTTAGTTTTTAACTTCCCTTTACAATGTCTTTTAGGTATATGGCCTATATTATGGATACAAATGAAGAAGAGAGGGTGAAGGTATTGCTTTATCTATTACTTAAATTGGTATATTACCTCTTTTTTTGGGGCTGGTAATGTGGAGGAGCTTACGAGTGATTCCGTGTTTCTTGGTCACCACTTCCTTTTCAGGGAATAACAGTTGAAGTAGGAAGAGCACATTTTGAAACAGAGACGACAAGATTTACAATTCTTGATGCCCCGGTAACTTTTTATCCTCATTCTTTTTCTGGTTTACCTTGTGCACGGGGGAAAAGGTGCGAGTATTAAGTGACGAGTTTATGTGCACGAGAGGTGCCGTTTGCCCCATGGTTTCAAAGATCTATAGAAAGTTTTCCTTGATCTAAAGTTGTGAGTCTCTATGCCATATTAGTGTTTTTGGTACcatcaattttgtatcattAAACACTGTTGGAAGATACAGTGCTTTAGTAATACATCAAAGGGAGTGTCCTAGTGGTCACTGTATTCTCAGGTTCTAATCCAACGGTGACAAAAACACTAGTTGGTTTCTTTCCATCTGTCCAAGCCTTGATGGACATAATACACATTACCTGTGTTGGTGAGAGGTAGCAGGTACCTCGTGTGATCAGCCTAGGTGTGTGCAAACTATCCCAAACaccacaattatttttaaaacagtGCTTTAGTGATCTTATAATGAGTGATAGCTTGGAAAAAGTCCCATGCTGATCTTAAATCATAGATTAATCCCTTTTGTATCACCAGAAATTGACGTTCATCTCCTCTACAATTGTCTTTTGAGCCTTTATCCTATATTACTACATGGCTAGAAGGTCGAAAATCTTAGGACAAGCCAACGAGGTCTAGTTTtcacgaagtttaagaaaaaataaagaaaatttttctaTCTTGTGgccctttaatcttgtagtcttaaacatgccacatGGATTTGTGGtcttaaagtgttgccaaaaaaaggAGTAgggttattttttttgaaacagactaaaaagggtagtaggtcattctttttgaaatggaggGGGTAATAAATAATGATTCACTATGTAACAAATAGTTTTGAAACAaactttcttaaatttatttgacGGCAGTGTCAGTGTCAACTTGCACCTCAGTTGTCCCAACGAATACATGCTACCTCCCACTACAGGTGCCGAGTAGCTCTACTCACCAAAGCTTAGAGAGATGAGAAGCAATCCTTTTCTGTTGTTTGCCTTTGCTGGGATTTGAGCTTGAGACTTCACGGTCCTCCTTCCACTTCATTCACTACTAAGCCACATCCTTATtgtaaagaaacaaaaataatgactTTTATAAGTTTCCCCCCAGGCCTAGCTTGAGTGGCAAAAGGTGGAGAATTTGTGACTTAGGTCACATGTTCAAGTCTCACGCCATGCAAAGCGAAGCCCGGTATTTAAGTGGACAAGGGTAGAGGGTTCCACCGAGTTTAGAAGGCTGTGATTGGTCCAAAGGGTGTCGGGTCACAAGATGGATTTCtcggttataaaaaaaaagacttgtTTAAGTTGAAATTTACTAAGTTATGCCTGTAACTGTACGTAAACTGTGATGTTCTTTGTAATCGATGTACTCTCTTCAACTTTTTCTTCTATTCTCTCTCTACatcttttttgttattatgCTCCATTTGTCACCAGGGTCATAAGAGCTATGTTCCCAATATGATCAGTGGAGCATCTCAAGCTGACATAGGTGTGCTGGTAAGAGCTTTTGTCGTATATCTTTTAAGTCTTTTATTTTGTGTGAATCAACTCTTTACTTGGAAATGTTGAAGGCCGGATTATTGAATTCTGTAACAAAATGGGTCCATATATAGTGAATTAGACAGTGAGGATTCATATGAAAACTCCAATGGGTTGGGATTGAGGCATAATAATAGTAGCTGATCATTATTTGCTCTATTGTGAAGGTTATATCTGCTAGAAAGGGTGAATTCGAAACTGGATATGAAAGAGGTGGGCAGACACGTGAACATGTTCAATTGGCAAAGACCCTAGGGGTTACAAAGCTTATTATTGTTGTAAATAAGATGGATGATCCTACTGTCAATTGGTCTAAAGAAAGGTGATCTTCCGTCTATTTTGACTTGTATTATCACATCCTGTATACACTAGCTTTGCCCACCAGGTTTTATCAATTTGCAAACTAATCTTGGTCCAACTTGTTCATGAAGGTATGATGAGATTGAGTCAAAAATGGTTCCATTCTTGAGATCATCTGGGTACAATGTCAAGAAAGGTAAATAAGGATTATTTACTTGCAGATTGTCTCTTTGTTTGATGTACttgtttttcatatttatgatCATTTATTGAATATTAACTGTTAACTGTTATTCTCTATGTTCAAAGATTCTACATATTGGCTAAGCTGCTGATGCTTGATTCATGTTCTCTTTGTGCTTGAATTTCAGATGTTCAATTCCTTCCAATCTCTGGGCTTTTGGGTTCAAATTTGAAAACTAGATTGGAGAAGAGTGTATGCCCATGGTGGAGTGGTCACTGCCTTTTTGAAGTCCTTGATGCAGTCGAAGTTCCACCTCGAGATCCTAATGGTCCATTGAGGTACTTCTTTCCTCTTTCTGCCTATTTGGTGGCATCTTCCTATTTCTGTTTCCTTGCTTTACTCATATTTTCTAATTCTAATGCTAACCTTCTAGTTTAGTTTGCTCGACAATGATTTGGCGAATCACAATCCACAATCATCCGGGGGGGGGTTGATTTGATCTTTTTTTCTATGCATCATCGCTCTTTTTTCCTTCACCGGATCATAAGCAAGGAATTCCTTCTATTTTTCTTGTCTCGTAATTTCCCTCTACACTTGTGCCAAGTTGTTTACCTATTTCAATTTCCATTTTCTTTTCAGAATGCCTATTATTGACAAATTTAAAGACATGGGAACTGTAGTTATGGGTAAAATTGAGTCTGGAAGCATACGTGAGGGTGATAATCTACTGATTATGCCAAACAAGGTGctattttttttaccttaatTTTATCAAGTTTTGTGATTGATGGAATTTTCGAGGAAATTCATCTCACGAGCTGATTTATAGGCTGCTGTAAAAGTACTTGCCATATTCTGTGATGAAGATCGAGTAAGGCATGTTGGTCCCGGAGAAAATGTGCGTGTTAGGTTATCTGGAGTTGAGGAAGATGACCTTTTGTCAGGCTTTGTCTTGTGCAGTAATGGTATGTTTTCCCAACTAATCGTTGTCATAATGAATTGACATTccttatcttcttgatctatgCCAATTATTTGTGATTGTTTCTATTGCTAACGAGTTAAATAGTAGAAGAAATTTTACTTCTATTGACCATGTGATGTAAGCAAGTGGTATGTATCTGATAACATGTCATGAGAAAGAAATGTGATACATATAACATAACAGCTCAGAGGTTGTGGACTGGTGAATatgttaattttgttttatttgccAAGGAAAAAAGGCATAAAAAGTAGATTTTTTTCACTGCGGTGTGCAGTCTTTACTTTTGTGAATTTAAGAAGGGTGTTATGTTTTTAGATGATGCTGTATATGTCATGTTAGTCCCTGATTATGTCTAAAGAACCGTTTACACCCTTTTACAAAGATCAGTTGCACCAGTGGGCTAGCAAGAACAAATAATTACAATACTTGTATTTAATTCTATTTGTGTTGGAGTCGCTCTCTGTCTAGGCTGTCCACCATTCAGTCTCtagtttgatcatatttttgcGGAGAATTTGTGAAGGATGCAAAATATACAACTTTTGACAGCACTTCATTTAATCAGGTAGGTTAGTTAGATATTGAGCTCTATGAGAAGCTGATATGTATGATAATATCAGAACAAGTCATGCAAATGAATTAAGTTGTAGCAAAAAGCATTCAAACAAATTGGAAATGGTCGCAAGTGCTACTCGTACGAAAATATCTTATAAGCTATTTGATAACAAACTAACATTGATATGTAGTCCTTACCTGGGCAACAAACGCACATTCAGTTGTAGCTGTTCTTGAGGTAGCTTGCACTTGAAGTCAATCACTATGTAGTCTGCTAACAAATATATAGTTACcaactaatttaaaaaaagggCAAGACGAAGATTTTCTACAAGGATAAGGGAGGAAGTGATTTCTTTTTCTTGgtttaatgaaaatttaaatgtgGTTTCATATTGTAATCTCAAGTGGGTTTAGACCATCATTTTGTCGTGGATAGCTTTCAAGCTTTTTGAATTCTAACAAAGCTTACTGTTTGCAGCAAAGCCAATACCTGCAGTTACTGAGTTTGTTGCGCAGTTACAGATTCTTGAGCTGTTGGACAATGTATGAATCCACCAACCTAACTTAGCAATTCATTACCTCACTTGGATTCAAAGTTGTACATGTGCTACCAATCTTCTGTTAATGGAATTTCATGTTGTCAGGCTATTTTTACTGCTGGATACAAAGCTGTATTGCATGTCCATGCGGTTGTTGAGGAGTGTGAGATTGTTGAACTGATGCAGCAGATTGATCTAAAAACTAAGAAACCTATGAAGAAAAAACCTCTGTTTGTTAAGAATGGCGCTATTGTTTTATGCCGTGTTCAGGTTAGCTGTCTAATTGAATGCCTGTAGATTGGGAATACATGGTTCTTAGATCGATTCTTATGGTTCTGTCATTCATAATTTTGGGTGACTTTGAGTTATATTTGAATTTGCAGAAGGTACAATTCCTGTATCACAGTGTGTTTGTGTTTTGTCCCACCTTTCTAACAGggaatatgaagattttctaGTTTGAGGACAAAATCATTGCTTTACCTTGAAATCCCTAGTCCCTTTCAAGTTCACCCTTTTTTGGTTGTTTTTAGAGCTAGATTCTTAGGTTAACGTCTCGTGTTGGTATTTGAACCTCTTGAAACTATCATGCCAGGTAAATAATATGATATGTGTAGAGAAATTCTCCAACTTTGCTCAACTTGGACGATTCACTCTTCGCACTGAAGGTAAGAAACCATTGTGTTCGTAACCtcaaatttctttttgtttctgtATTATCACACGACATAGGAGGATCATAATTTCTGTCATTTGTGCAGGGAAAACTGTTGCTGTGGGGAAAATTACTGCACTGCCTACTGTTGCTGATAGTGCATAAACAGCATAGGCAAACTCAGAAGGTGGACTTTTTGCTTCCTTTTGTTGCTCTACTTCACATTAAAGTTTTTTGgttgacaaaaaaataaacatattatGAATTGCGAAATTTTTGAATTATCCAGTATTGAACATTGATTTTTAGATGTTGTAGTTTTGTGGACCATTGCTTTTGATATCCAGTTTCAAGCTGATGATCACTATCTTTACTATTTGATTTGTGTTTTCAGAGGCAATTTAAGTTGAGCATACGAGGTTTCCATTGCACCCTGCTAGAGCAGTGGCAACACAAGCATGTGGCCCTCCGCAGTATTTATTGGAACAGAAGTTGGTCCTTTGTTCAGATACACGCATAAATGTTCATCAGTTTAGTGGAGAGATGTTTTCCTTAGCGTGGTGTTGTTTctgttttttgttattttcgCCTCCATCCGATGATGTATTGTTTTCTAGAACGATATCAAGTATGAGGTTATTTGGTTATACACTTGTGCCATCAtaacttaaaacaaaattttggcATCGGAACTTTAAGTTCATGCGAGCTGCACTTCTGTTATTCAATTCTTGACATTGGCTATGACTTAGTTTATTGAGCTGATATTTATATAGTCGAGGACCTATATTTTTTGGACATTATATAAAGATATCTTGCGGAACATATTATTAAAGTATATCTGTTATGTCCCGCCACACCCTAGTTAAATTTTGTGTCCGGATGGAGGCGGAAGGGTCTTGAGTTGTGGAGAGTTTGTGGAAAACTCTAGAACCTTCTAAGgcttagaattctctagaataacTTAGACTTTTCAAGAAAGGCTTTGAAAAATTCCAAGTGTAGACTTTTCTAGAATAGGTACttgtaagtaatttttatttacattttagtTCTCTTATTTGTAAATCAACCAAGCAAGTTGTAAGCAATCTTTCGAAGTCTGTGACAATATGTGACCGGTTCGATCCTCTCTTACACGGTGGGAATATGCATTTCTTTCTTGGTCTAAGCTTAGTGTAGGACAACATACCCAATCAGGGTGGCTTATGCCTTTCGATAGATATTAGGCGTAACAATATTGTCTAGAGTTAGGGTCCGTTTGGAtaggcttaataaaagcagctttaaaaaagtacttttgaaagtgctgaaacttatttttaaaataagcagttatgcgtttggataaaagtgctgaagttaaaaaaaaagttgttgatgtgtttggcaaataagtgctgataaacagctttttaaatcaaaatgtctgaaatatccttaaaagctgttaacataataaaagttaattaatttatattttaccgccataaataattatattttgctattattcacatatttctttctcatcacaaattatttaagatttattttagtttcattcataggtaataataattgtctatcatccacatatttctttattatcacaaattatttataagagtaatataaatttttatttttcaacatattATCGGCATCAATCgagagaaaaaggaaaaaaggtaataaaaaataatcgaaaaaatttatttcaaggtttATCTTCACTTCAAGTTGGAAGAACAGGAAGAAGTTCAGCAGCTATGCCAAacatgaaaagggaaaaatggaagaaagagatgttagggttatgtgggtaatttggaaattgtataaaaatattaagggcaaaaaggtaaaaatgtggtcaacttaaaacagcttataagctaaaataaaaaaagcacccctaccccagcttttaacttttggcttaaaataagtttttttcaacttaaaataagtattttacACTGTCAACTTAAGATTATAGTGTATGTTAGAAAAAATGCTAGAAAAAATGCAGTAAATGATGTgttgtaattaattaatctagACGTAGGGATGTATTATTGAATTTGTGGGTGCACTTCAttgaaagcaaaaacaaaaggAGGAAATAACTAGAGCCACAGCCACTTATGAGATGCTTCTGCAATCTTCTTCCTTGTTGTCCTTGAAATGGAGTACAAACCCTTCAATCTGCACTTTCCATATCCCTTGTCATCACTCCAAATTACTAACTCCTCTGAGATTCTCTGCTCTAAAAACCAGAGCCATTCATGACGAAAAGGACCAGAATTCCATTCTCATTCAAGATAAAGAAAATGAACGACTCAACCAGGTATCACttcactttttcctttttttaatggATTTTAAGTAAGATTGCTGCAGAATGTTACTACATTCAGAGGATTTGTATACCATATGTTTTTcccaaaattatttaattctagaGGGAGAGTGAGAATACTTGTTGTAGTGACAAAATTAGCCTCTCTGAAGACATTAACCGCACAATTCAACTGATTTTGATCAGCTCAATTGAGCTCATCTAAAAAATTGAGTTTATACCTTGTCTAAATTGActcataaaaaaaacttatttttctgTTTGATATGTTTTAcctaataataacaacaacaacatcatatatCTATTGTAGTCCCACAAAGTAGGGTTTGAGtagggtagagtgtacgcaaACCTAAAAGTTacctaaattgaagaacaagaactACGAGAGT
Proteins encoded in this window:
- the LOC107023268 gene encoding eukaryotic peptide chain release factor GTP-binding subunit ERF3A-like isoform X1 → MDIEEDIKALQLDSSAEDTVLVNVEDARPDEAIKHDKADGEDSFMEEERKTDDVGKPDMPEDELRDEAHPDLKPEHVDPKGVSGKESSPPEDMQVEVEVNKKRHLNVVFIGHVDAGKSTIGGQILLLSGQVDDRTIQKYEKEAKDKNRESWYMAYIMDTNEEERVKGITVEVGRAHFETETTRFTILDAPGHKSYVPNMISGASQADIGVLVISARKGEFETGYERGGQTREHVQLAKTLGVTKLIIVVNKMDDPTVNWSKERYDEIESKMVPFLRSSGYNVKKDVQFLPISGLLGSNLKTRLEKSVCPWWSGHCLFEVLDAVEVPPRDPNGPLRMPIIDKFKDMGTVVMGKIESGSIREGDNLLIMPNKAAVKVLAIFCDEDRVRHVGPGENVRVRLSGVEEDDLLSGFVLCSNAKPIPAVTEFVAQLQILELLDNAIFTAGYKAVLHVHAVVEECEIVELMQQIDLKTKKPMKKKPLFVKNGAIVLCRVQVNNMICVEKFSNFAQLGRFTLRTEGKTVAVGKITALPTVADSA
- the LOC107023268 gene encoding eukaryotic peptide chain release factor GTP-binding subunit ERF3A-like isoform X3 is translated as MDIEEDIKALQLDSSAEDTVLVNVEDARPDEAIKHDKADGELRDEAHPDLKPEHVDPKGVSGKESSPPEDMQVEVEVNKKRHLNVVFIGHVDAGKSTIGGQILLLSGQVDDRTIQKYEKEAKDKNRESWYMAYIMDTNEEERVKGITVEVGRAHFETETTRFTILDAPGHKSYVPNMISGASQADIGVLVISARKGEFETGYERGGQTREHVQLAKTLGVTKLIIVVNKMDDPTVNWSKERYDEIESKMVPFLRSSGYNVKKDVQFLPISGLLGSNLKTRLEKSVCPWWSGHCLFEVLDAVEVPPRDPNGPLRMPIIDKFKDMGTVVMGKIESGSIREGDNLLIMPNKAAVKVLAIFCDEDRVRHVGPGENVRVRLSGVEEDDLLSGFVLCSNAKPIPAVTEFVAQLQILELLDNAIFTAGYKAVLHVHAVVEECEIVELMQQIDLKTKKPMKKKPLFVKNGAIVLCRVQVNNMICVEKFSNFAQLGRFTLRTEGKTVAVGKITALPTVADSA
- the LOC107023268 gene encoding eukaryotic peptide chain release factor GTP-binding subunit ERF3A-like isoform X4 → MDIEEDIKALQLDSSEDTVLVNVEDARPDEAIKHDKADGELRDEAHPDLKPEHVDPKGVSGKESSPPEDMQVEVEVNKKRHLNVVFIGHVDAGKSTIGGQILLLSGQVDDRTIQKYEKEAKDKNRESWYMAYIMDTNEEERVKGITVEVGRAHFETETTRFTILDAPGHKSYVPNMISGASQADIGVLVISARKGEFETGYERGGQTREHVQLAKTLGVTKLIIVVNKMDDPTVNWSKERYDEIESKMVPFLRSSGYNVKKDVQFLPISGLLGSNLKTRLEKSVCPWWSGHCLFEVLDAVEVPPRDPNGPLRMPIIDKFKDMGTVVMGKIESGSIREGDNLLIMPNKAAVKVLAIFCDEDRVRHVGPGENVRVRLSGVEEDDLLSGFVLCSNAKPIPAVTEFVAQLQILELLDNAIFTAGYKAVLHVHAVVEECEIVELMQQIDLKTKKPMKKKPLFVKNGAIVLCRVQVNNMICVEKFSNFAQLGRFTLRTEGKTVAVGKITALPTVADSA
- the LOC107023268 gene encoding eukaryotic peptide chain release factor GTP-binding subunit ERF3A-like isoform X2; the protein is MDIEEDIKALQLDSSEDTVLVNVEDARPDEAIKHDKADGEDSFMEEERKTDDVGKPDMPEDELRDEAHPDLKPEHVDPKGVSGKESSPPEDMQVEVEVNKKRHLNVVFIGHVDAGKSTIGGQILLLSGQVDDRTIQKYEKEAKDKNRESWYMAYIMDTNEEERVKGITVEVGRAHFETETTRFTILDAPGHKSYVPNMISGASQADIGVLVISARKGEFETGYERGGQTREHVQLAKTLGVTKLIIVVNKMDDPTVNWSKERYDEIESKMVPFLRSSGYNVKKDVQFLPISGLLGSNLKTRLEKSVCPWWSGHCLFEVLDAVEVPPRDPNGPLRMPIIDKFKDMGTVVMGKIESGSIREGDNLLIMPNKAAVKVLAIFCDEDRVRHVGPGENVRVRLSGVEEDDLLSGFVLCSNAKPIPAVTEFVAQLQILELLDNAIFTAGYKAVLHVHAVVEECEIVELMQQIDLKTKKPMKKKPLFVKNGAIVLCRVQVNNMICVEKFSNFAQLGRFTLRTEGKTVAVGKITALPTVADSA